A window of Salmo trutta chromosome 5, fSalTru1.1, whole genome shotgun sequence contains these coding sequences:
- the LOC115194443 gene encoding intracellular protein transport protein USO1 isoform X2 has protein sequence MASLSACENNPLVLEDESEDVVIFKELDFVLIGCHGAGKNTAGNIILNKKEFNYWTSWRKQPVKKETMLGSRKITLIRTAGWSGRSSKDEIKQQIIESVRSSFADGPNAILLVIRIGCKDSLKPTLSIFMNEEGERSTYEDTFIERALNSTVVLFTNEEELDKLHLTIERYITDYNLEGLIEKCEGRYCVLSDKKSHKVQNSKLFKQLEEMISENRHENFQVEERFMGTLEKIVEKKTNLITNLEKKIARLEEKMSSCKIKRDLESCEREIEKLQKTIKQKNKELQEVKAYIEKLSPKVKTDNQTQTDEDNDPQRLLYEAINKDNLIEELSGTKAQLEKELRTAEEELKSTEGKWRRTEEELRRTKAELEEQLRRTEEELRRTKEELEKAKKAEESKKTIGTLRTENLLKLYKELNRKSYCTEEIIKKNIRIDRPYEMTQRSCIASSANPSTPNGQAFITKHRMELVNRLGLLPPILTRLHVRGVLSQEEIEIVEIKPTKSQQNQALLNMVVRKGARAQEYFYLALRESDLLLVEDLCNS, from the exons ATGGCTTCATTGTCTG CCTGTGAAAACAATCCATTGGTTTTAGAGGATGAGTCAGAAGACG TTGTCATTTTTAAAGAACTAGATTTTGTGCTTATTGGTTGCCATGGGGCTGGAAAGAATACAGCAGGAAACATCATCCTGAACAAAAAGGAATTCAATTACTGGACATCATGGAGAAAACAGCCTGTGAAGAAAGAGACTATGCTAGGCAGTCGTAAAATTACTTTGATCCGCACTGCAGGTTGGTCTGGACGTTCAAGTAAGGATGAGATAAAACAGCAAATTATAGAATCTGTCCGGTCCTCATTTGCAGATGGACCTAACGCTATCCTCTTGGTTATTAGAATCGGTTGTAAAGACTCTCTAAAACCGACTCTATCTATTTTCATGaatgaggaaggagagaggagcacATATGAAGATACATTTATCGAAAGAGCATTGAATAGTACAGTGGTGCTGTTCACAAATGAGGAAGAATTGGACAAATTGCATCTAACTATTGAGAGATACATTACTGACTATAACCTTGAAGGGTTAATAGAGAAATGTGAAGGAAGGTATTGTGTTCTATCCGACAAAAAGTCACATAAGGTTCAGAATTCAAAGCTGTTCAAGCAATTAGAGGAAATGATATCTGAAAACAGACATGAAAATTTTCAGGTGGAAGAGAGGTTCATGGGCACGTTGGAGAAGATAGTGGAGAAGAAAACAAATCTAATAACAAACCTTGAAAAAAAGATTGCAAGACTTGAGGAAAAGATGAGTAGTTGTAAGATTAAGAGAGACTTGGAATCCtgtgagagggagatagaaaaaCTGCAGAAGACCATTAAACAGAAGAATAAAGAACTGCAAGAAGTAAAGGCTTATATTGAAAAGTTAAGTCCCAAAGTCAAAACAGATAATCAGACACAGACAGACGAGGACAACGATCCACAACGCCTGCTATACGAAGCAATCAATAAGGACAACCTGATCGAAGAGTTGAGTGGAACTAAAGCACAGTTGGAAAAAGAGTTGAGGACAGCTGAAGAAGAGTTAAAGAGCACTGAAGGAAAGTGGCGGAGAACTGAAGAAGAGTTGAGGAGAACTAAAGCAGAGTTGGAAGAACAGCTGAGGAGAACTGAAGAAGAGTTGAGGAGAACTAAAGAAGAGTTGGAAAAAGCGAAGAAAGCTGAAGAGTCAAAGAAAACCATTGGAACGTTAAGAACTGAAAATTTACTAAAACTATATAAAGAGTTGAACAGGAAGTCTTATTGTACAGAAGAAATAATTAAGAAGAATATCAGGATAGATAGGCCATATGAAATGACTCAACGGTCCTGTATTG CCTCTTCAGCCAACCCTTCTACCCCCAATGGTCAAGCCTTTATCACTAAACACAGGATGGAGTTGGTGAACCGACTGGGACTCTTGCCGCCCATACTTACGCGTCTCCATGTTCGAGGAGTTCTGAGTCAAGAGGAGATTGAGATTGTGGAAATTAAACCCACCAAGTCCCAACAGAATCAAGCCTTGCTCAACATGGTTGTGCGGAAGGGAGCTCGGGCCCAAGAGTACTTCTACCTAGCTCTGAGAGAATCAGACCTTTTGTTGGTGGAGGACCTGTGTAACTCGTAA
- the LOC115194443 gene encoding intracellular protein transport protein USO1 isoform X1, which produces MGCGSSACENNPLVLEDESEDVVIFKELDFVLIGCHGAGKNTAGNIILNKKEFNYWTSWRKQPVKKETMLGSRKITLIRTAGWSGRSSKDEIKQQIIESVRSSFADGPNAILLVIRIGCKDSLKPTLSIFMNEEGERSTYEDTFIERALNSTVVLFTNEEELDKLHLTIERYITDYNLEGLIEKCEGRYCVLSDKKSHKVQNSKLFKQLEEMISENRHENFQVEERFMGTLEKIVEKKTNLITNLEKKIARLEEKMSSCKIKRDLESCEREIEKLQKTIKQKNKELQEVKAYIEKLSPKVKTDNQTQTDEDNDPQRLLYEAINKDNLIEELSGTKAQLEKELRTAEEELKSTEGKWRRTEEELRRTKAELEEQLRRTEEELRRTKEELEKAKKAEESKKTIGTLRTENLLKLYKELNRKSYCTEEIIKKNIRIDRPYEMTQRSCIASSANPSTPNGQAFITKHRMELVNRLGLLPPILTRLHVRGVLSQEEIEIVEIKPTKSQQNQALLNMVVRKGARAQEYFYLALRESDLLLVEDLCNS; this is translated from the exons ATGGGATGTGGATCAAGTG CCTGTGAAAACAATCCATTGGTTTTAGAGGATGAGTCAGAAGACG TTGTCATTTTTAAAGAACTAGATTTTGTGCTTATTGGTTGCCATGGGGCTGGAAAGAATACAGCAGGAAACATCATCCTGAACAAAAAGGAATTCAATTACTGGACATCATGGAGAAAACAGCCTGTGAAGAAAGAGACTATGCTAGGCAGTCGTAAAATTACTTTGATCCGCACTGCAGGTTGGTCTGGACGTTCAAGTAAGGATGAGATAAAACAGCAAATTATAGAATCTGTCCGGTCCTCATTTGCAGATGGACCTAACGCTATCCTCTTGGTTATTAGAATCGGTTGTAAAGACTCTCTAAAACCGACTCTATCTATTTTCATGaatgaggaaggagagaggagcacATATGAAGATACATTTATCGAAAGAGCATTGAATAGTACAGTGGTGCTGTTCACAAATGAGGAAGAATTGGACAAATTGCATCTAACTATTGAGAGATACATTACTGACTATAACCTTGAAGGGTTAATAGAGAAATGTGAAGGAAGGTATTGTGTTCTATCCGACAAAAAGTCACATAAGGTTCAGAATTCAAAGCTGTTCAAGCAATTAGAGGAAATGATATCTGAAAACAGACATGAAAATTTTCAGGTGGAAGAGAGGTTCATGGGCACGTTGGAGAAGATAGTGGAGAAGAAAACAAATCTAATAACAAACCTTGAAAAAAAGATTGCAAGACTTGAGGAAAAGATGAGTAGTTGTAAGATTAAGAGAGACTTGGAATCCtgtgagagggagatagaaaaaCTGCAGAAGACCATTAAACAGAAGAATAAAGAACTGCAAGAAGTAAAGGCTTATATTGAAAAGTTAAGTCCCAAAGTCAAAACAGATAATCAGACACAGACAGACGAGGACAACGATCCACAACGCCTGCTATACGAAGCAATCAATAAGGACAACCTGATCGAAGAGTTGAGTGGAACTAAAGCACAGTTGGAAAAAGAGTTGAGGACAGCTGAAGAAGAGTTAAAGAGCACTGAAGGAAAGTGGCGGAGAACTGAAGAAGAGTTGAGGAGAACTAAAGCAGAGTTGGAAGAACAGCTGAGGAGAACTGAAGAAGAGTTGAGGAGAACTAAAGAAGAGTTGGAAAAAGCGAAGAAAGCTGAAGAGTCAAAGAAAACCATTGGAACGTTAAGAACTGAAAATTTACTAAAACTATATAAAGAGTTGAACAGGAAGTCTTATTGTACAGAAGAAATAATTAAGAAGAATATCAGGATAGATAGGCCATATGAAATGACTCAACGGTCCTGTATTG CCTCTTCAGCCAACCCTTCTACCCCCAATGGTCAAGCCTTTATCACTAAACACAGGATGGAGTTGGTGAACCGACTGGGACTCTTGCCGCCCATACTTACGCGTCTCCATGTTCGAGGAGTTCTGAGTCAAGAGGAGATTGAGATTGTGGAAATTAAACCCACCAAGTCCCAACAGAATCAAGCCTTGCTCAACATGGTTGTGCGGAAGGGAGCTCGGGCCCAAGAGTACTTCTACCTAGCTCTGAGAGAATCAGACCTTTTGTTGGTGGAGGACCTGTGTAACTCGTAA